The genomic interval TCGCCGCGGACGATCGCCTCAGCCAGGGCGCTGCAGCCGGGAAAGCCGCAGGCTCCACAATTTACCCCCGGTAAAACCGATTCGATTTTTTCAATGGCCGGGTCAAATTTAATCGCAAACTTTTTTGCAAACCAAGCCAGAAGCACGCCAAAGGCCATTCCTAAACCACCGACGACGATAACCGGAATCAGGATCGGTTGGATCGATGTCCAGGTCATGTTCATGCTCCTATCTCACCAGACCCCTAAAGCCGAGTAACGCCAGGGCCAGGAGACTCACAGTGATGAAGACCACCGGGTATCCCTGGAAAAATGCCGGGGTCCGGGTAAAACGAATCCGCTCACGAATTCCGGCCAGAAGGACCAGAGCCAATGTGAAGCCCAAAGCCACACTGATGCTGTAGACCACCACCTGGGCGGCGCTGTATTGATAGTCAACCCCCAGAAAGGTCACGGCCAGAATCGCGCAGTTCGTGGTGATTAGCGGAAGATAGATGCCCATAGCCTTATAGAGATTGGGCAGGCTCTTTCGCAGCATGATTTCCACCAGTTGCACCAGGGAGGCGATGACCAGGATAAAAACCATGATCCGCATGTATTCAAGTTCAAAGGGAACCAGAAGAAACCTCCATAACGTCCAGGTCACCAGCGAGGCCAGCACCATCACAAAGGTCACGGACATCCCCATGCCCAGACCATTGGAGACACTGGAGGACATGCCGATGAAAGGACACAATCCGATATACCGGGCCAGGACAATGTTATCCACAAAGACGGCACCGATAAAAATCTTGAGAATAGTTACCAAACCGTCGCTCATGTCCGTTTCCTCCGGGACAATGAATTCAACAGTGCAATATAAATGCCGATCACCAAAAAGGCACCGGGGGGAAGGATCATGAACAGCATGCTCTGGTAGTTCTGGGGCAAGATGTTCACCGAGAAGAGTTCACCGAACCCGAACAATTCCCGGACCACTCCGATGGCGGTGATGACCAGGGTGAAGCCAACTCCCATCCCCAGGGCGTCGGCGATCGCCCACACCGCTGGCTTTTTCGAAGCAAACGCCTCTGCCCGCCCCATGATGATACAATTGACTACAATCAAGGGGATAAAAATTCCCAGGGCTCGGGAGAGGGGTGGGAGATACGCCTTCATGACTAAATCCACGATGGTGACAAAAGTGGAAATGACGACTATAAAAATCGGAATCCGCACCTGAGGCGGAACCACCCTTCGGATAAGAGAAATGACGAAACTGGAACAGGTCAGGACAAAGAGTACCGCTCCACCCATCGCCAGACCGTTTTCCACCCGCACTGAAACCGCCAGTACCGGACAAAGCCCAATCATCAGGCGTAATATCGGGTTTTCTCCCAGGATTCCGTTCTTGAAATGGAAGAGAAACACCCTCACTCTTTCACCTCCTCGAAAAGCCGAACAGCCCCCAGACAAGCTTCCAGCACCGCCCGGGAAGAAACGGTCGCCCCGGTGACAGCCTGGATGTCCTGACCAAGGCGGAAGGGATCACCAACCGGCTTGGCGACAAACTGATCCAAGAAATCGGGCTCCGTGATCGCCGAACCAAGCCCCGGGGTTTCCTCATGCTCCATCACTTCC from Atribacteraceae bacterium carries:
- a CDS encoding electron transport complex subunit E, with the translated sequence MRVFLFHFKNGILGENPILRLMIGLCPVLAVSVRVENGLAMGGAVLFVLTCSSFVISLIRRVVPPQVRIPIFIVVISTFVTIVDLVMKAYLPPLSRALGIFIPLIVVNCIIMGRAEAFASKKPAVWAIADALGMGVGFTLVITAIGVVRELFGFGELFSVNILPQNYQSMLFMILPPGAFLVIGIYIALLNSLSRRKRT
- a CDS encoding RnfABCDGE type electron transport complex subunit A encodes the protein MSDGLVTILKIFIGAVFVDNIVLARYIGLCPFIGMSSSVSNGLGMGMSVTFVMVLASLVTWTLWRFLLVPFELEYMRIMVFILVIASLVQLVEIMLRKSLPNLYKAMGIYLPLITTNCAILAVTFLGVDYQYSAAQVVVYSISVALGFTLALVLLAGIRERIRFTRTPAFFQGYPVVFITVSLLALALLGFRGLVR